GCGCTAGCCCTTGCATGGCTGTTTCTCACTTACTTCGGAAATGCAGATTTCGGCTTTGGCCGTTCGGTGACCCAGCGCCTCGCTTCGACCATAGGGCGCGGAGACGCCGACAGGGCGGCAAATATCGTGTGGACTGCGATCGTCACGATAGCGGGCTTCGGCATATTGCTGGCATTGCTCTTATACGTCGCGGCGCGAACCTATTTCGCAGGTCCCTTCGATGCCGCGCCCGATATCAGTGCGGAAATGCTGGCGGCCGTTTGGCTGCTCGCTCTCGGGAGCCCCATAGTCGCTCTTAGCGGAGTTTTGGGTGGAGCGCTGATGGGTATCGAGCGGTTTAGGCTGGTTGCATCCAGCGCGATCATCGCCAATTCCGGCGCGCTGCTTTTCCCTCTGGCCATTGCCTATCTGTATTCTGTGGACCTGCGGTGGCTGATTCTAGCGACACTCGCGGCCCGCCTTCTCGGGTTGCTTCTGCTTGCATCCGGAGTGTGGCAGACGTTTCTTCGGCGCGCTGTACCGCGCTTTTCCGTCGAGGAATTCCGCAAGCTCGCAAGCTATGGCGCGTGGATCATGGTCACGGCCATCGTCGGGCCGCTGATGGTGGCGGGAGACAGGATGGTGATCGGCGCGGTGCTGGGCGCAGCGGCGGTCGCCGCCTACGCGATCCCCTTCCAGATTGCGTCGCGAACCCTCTCGTTGCCGATCGCGATCGTGCAGGCCCTGTTCCCCCGCTTCGCCAGCGAGGATGGCGAGGCGTCTCGCGCGCGGTGCGGCACCTTCACCATTGTGGTCGCGCAAATCTACACGCCGCTGGTGATCGGCCTGATCCTGTTGGCCGGTCCGCTCCTGTCGCTATGGCTGGGTGACAATCTTGACGAACGCTCGATCCTTGTCGGCCAGATCCTCATGGCAGGCTTCTGGACCAACGCGCTCGCCAACGTGCCCTATGCCTACATCCAGGCGCGCGGGCAGCCGCGCTTTACGGCGCTTCTGCACCTCGCCGAATTGCCATTCTATATCGCCTTGCTGTTCGGGCTGGGCGCGACATTCGGCCTTGCCGGGATAGCTGCTGCATTCGCGCTTCGCTGCGGTATCGATATGCTCGCCCTGATGACGAAGGCAGGCGCGATGGGGATCGATATCTGGCGGAAAGTGGCGGTGCAGATGGCGCTCGTTCTCGCCGCCCTGATGCTTGCCCACTCGATAATGTCGTGGGCTTGGCTGGCGACATCGGCATTGGCGCTGGCGGCGCTATCGCTCACCGCCACGGCTTGGCAGATGCCGCCAGAGATCAAGGCGCAATTGCGCGTGCTGCTCGCTCGTTTTCGGAAGGCCGCTTAGGCCACCGCGCCTTTGGCAGCCGATGCGCCACGGCGAGCGCCGTGGAGATCGAAGGCGAGCAACGCCGGTGCCGGATTGGCAAGCAAGTCGCCTGACGGGCGAAAGTCGCCCGTCGCCGCGTCGACAAACAGGTTGTCGGCATCGCCGCCCACGCTCGTACCGCTGGACGAGGCCGGGACGTCCGCTCCGGCATGCAAATGGTTGTCGCGCAGCACCAGATCGCTGTCGGCGGCGCTTTGCCAGACGATCGCCGGGAAGACATTCGCTGCGAGAAGGCAGTAACCGTCCGGATTGTAACGCCGCACGCCGGTGAAGTCGGTCCGTAGCGCGAGATACTGGTTCGGGAAGCTGTTATGGACGGCCACAACATGGCTTTCATCGCCGCCGAGCTGGTTGATAAGCATACCGAAATCGAAATCTGCTTCATCCGAGTGCAGGGCATTATTTGCAAAAACGAAATCGGAATACGGATGGGCACCGAGCGCAAGATTCTGCAGCGCGACACGATAACCGCGTGTCCCCCATACGATGATGTTTTCGCCGTGGCCGGACACGCTCTGCCAAAGATCGGAATGGTGATCGAACCATGTCGTCACGGTGAGGGCGGACGACTTGGCGTTCGTTGGCGGCATCGTATTGCCGTACAATGCTGCGGCACGGCGTGTGTCATCGAGAAGCGTGGCCGACCAGTCCGCTAGCGATGCATTTACGAAGTTCACCAGATCGCTGACCCAGTAATACCCGCTGGAAGGATTGTCGCGGTCGATCGTAAAGGTCGCAACGGAAGCGCCGTTCTCCCGGAAGGTGACAACCCGGTTCGACGTGTTGTTCAAGCCTGAAATCTCGATCGTGGCCGAGTTTGCGATCCCACCATATTGCACTGTCAGCGCGTCGAGCGGGGTGCGCAAGGCGCCACTTGTCCAATTCTCGACGACGTTGTTGATAGCGAGATTCGCGCCCGAAAAAACATCGCGAAAGCCACGCCGAAAAGTGCAGCCGCGTACGAGAGATGCGCCGTTTGCAGCGTCGTTGATCCCCTCCACGTATACTTCGGTAAAATAGGCTGCATCGCGGCACATATAGAGGAACGGTTTGACATTCCCGTCGACCAGCATCTCGCGAGGCCGGGCATCAACGAACCGGCATCCGTCGAACCAGTGCTGCCGCTGGGTTGGGGACTCGTGATATACCTGCGTCATCGTGCTGGCATCGAAGGTAAGGTTCTCACCCTGCCAGTGCAGCCCGTCATATTGCAGGCGAAGATAGCCGAGCGATGTCGCTGTAAGCGTTACCGGCTCGCTCGCCCGGATGGTACAATATCCATCGCCTTCGTAATTTCCGCCGATTGACGTGACATCGTGGATGCCGCCCTCGGTAACAGTCACCAGGGGATTGCGCGCCGATTGGCTTCGCAGCCAGTTGACCGCGGCCGATATGCTCTGGAAGCGCGTGCCGGTAACAGCCGGCCGCGACGGCGCGACCTCGACGCTGAAATCGTGAAGCTGGGCGGAAGGAAAGAAGCTGAAGGGGCCGATCACCCGGTTCTGCATCGATCCATCGCGCGGCACGGCTTCGAAAAAGACCTGCGCTTCGCCGTCCTGGCCGTGATGCGAAAGGGTGATCCACCAGCCGGGATAGGTCCGCGCGACGCCGTTGGCATCGGTGATGGTGTGCAGGGTGGGCCGCAGGATTTCTTGGCTAGTACCTTCGCAGTGCACGATAACCATGGTGAGGCCCATCGTATCGAAAAGGCTGCCCCGGTCATTGGCCATCGCCAGCACGCCAATAGTCAAGCCGTCCGTGTAGAACTGGTTGGGCGGCGTGAGCAGGCGCATGGCGGGCTTGGCTGTGACGCGAATCGGATCGACGGGCGTGGAAGCAAAGCCGCTGCCCGCCGTCCCCGTCCATGACGCGGAAGGCGCTATGCTCGGCAGCGCTCCTGCTTCGCCCAGCGTAGATGGCGAGCGGCTATGGCTCGAAAACCCGAAGCCGAAACCGGGCATTACGACAACCCAACGATATCAGCGGCTGTCGTGCCCGTTGCCGCCACTGCGCGCGTGCGCACATCGAGGATGCTGCCCGAGGCAACATTTCGGAAGACGACCGGCGCGTCATTGCCCACGGCAATGAGAGCGACATCACCTCCCTCGCCGACATACAGCGCCTTCGTGGCCTGCGGCAGGTCGGCGTTGTCGGCCGGGATGATGGCAAAACAGAATTCCGCCGGAGCGAGCGGGCTCTGGGCGAACTGGTCGAACGGGTCGTTGATCATGGCATGGTGTCCTTTCAGGGGTTCGAAAGGCGGCGTCCAAGCCATGAGGACTAACGTGTAGGACAGTCTTTTCTGCTAGCGCGAGGTCCTACCGGTATCCGCCCCACCATCGCCACGGCATCAGTACGGGTCGCCAGAAGGCGCGCATTAGTGGGTGAGGTTGCAGGCGCGCGATCGACAGCATGCAGCCCTTCGCAAGGCGGAGTGTGTTACCGAGCCCGTGTACCGCTAGAAGCAGGCGCGAGATTAAAGGCCCGTGATGCTTACGGTAATAATGCGCAACGCCCTTCAGCAAGAACCCGATGCGCTGCGGTGCCAGGGGGTCTCCACTGCCGATGTCGTGCAGGATACGGGCGGCGGGAACAAGCATCGTGCTACCCCCTGCATCGCTATGTCGCCGGCAAAAATCCAGCTCTTCGGCATAGAGAAAAAAGCTGTCGTCCATGCCGCCAAGGTGTTCCCACCTTCTCCGGCGAACTAGCATGAAAGCACCACTTACAGCATCGACTTCGATGCCACCCGAAGTCGCAGATTGGTCCAGCTTGCGATGAAAGCCTATGGCCTGGCGGAATGTTCGCCACAGTGTCGGAAAGTGAAGAACCGAACGGCTGTCTATATTGCCGTCGGCATCGACCGTAACACCGCCGAAAACATCGACATGCGGATAATGCTCGGTCGCTCGTAACAAGGGGCTGATCGCATCCGATAACAGAATGGCATCCGGATTGAGCAGCAAGAGCCAATGTCCGCCCGCATGACGGGCGAGGTAATTATTCGCCGCGGCAAAGCCGATATTGCCCTGCGATGGCAAAACCCGCGCATCGGGCATTAATTCTGCAACGAGACTTTCGGAATCATCGGTGCCGTTATTTATGAAAAGCACTTCGCAATCGATATCGTTCGTCGCTTCTGCAAGCGAAGCGAAGAGGGGTGGCAGGAATGCTCGGGAATTGTGGCCGACCACCAGAATGCTTATGTCCGGGCTATGCTTCATCGCAATTCGATATCCGCCGTATGCGAAGGAAGCCGCTTTTGATAACGCATAATGTCAAATCCGTAGGCGGAGCATATCCCTGCAACCGACTGTCACACAATGTTACGAATAGACCGCACGCTTGCAGAAGGGGCGACGCTGATACTCACGTGGCGAAGCTCCGGCCTTGGGTTGGCTTGTCAGCTGGCGGCGCGGCGTCGGAGTTGCGCGTGAGGTCTGCGGAGCGAAACTCCTTAGCATAGCTTACCGATGCGCCGCACAACATGATTATCCAGGTATGCAAGCCTTCCCAGAGGTGAACTGAGAAACCGGAAAAGATCACACATGAAAGCAGTATCGCGAGCGCGACTGCGAGATACTGATCTCGCGCGCTTCTGCGGCCGCTTGTCTTGACCAAAAGAGTAACTGTGCCAACCATCACAGCGGCGCTCGCTATCGATGCTGGGAAGCCATATCTCAGCGCGAGGTAGAGCCAGTACGAATCGACCGAGTCTCCCATCCAGTCTTGCCGCGTCCAGTCGCGCAGGCCAATTCCGACCCAAGGGTGCGCCACTGCCTCGGCCCCGGCATATTGCCAGATCAACATGCGATAATAGCCCGTGCTTGGATCAAGCGTGAAATTGCGCACGAAGAAGCTGACAGGTCCGCTTTCCGAGACCACCGAAAGCATCAGGTATAGCAGGATGGCGTAAAGGCCTAGGAGGAGAAAGACCGGCACCCGCGAAATGCGCTGCACGGTATAGGCGCCCATCATGAAAGCGGCGAGCGCGAAGGCCAGGACCGCCGTCGCGCTCACAACAAAGAAGGAGGAAACCGCCACGAAAGCCGCCGGCGCCAGCTGCCGCCAATTACTTGTGAAATAGACCGCGAGCGGAAGGATTGTGGCGAGGAACACGCCGCCCAGAATGGGATGCGGAAACGGTCCGGCTGCGCGCACCAGCCCCCAGCGCACCCGTGAAACCAGCACCGGCTCGGGCTTTCCAAGGATGTCCGCAATGAGCGGCCGCAGGAAGATGTCGTGCGATATACTCTCATAGGCGAGGATCACTGCCACCACGGCAAGGCCGGGCAGCGTGTAGTAGAAAATCGTGCGCAAGTCGTTGGCGGAGCGGATGAAGGCCCTGCCGATCAGATAGGCAAAGCCGAAGTCTAGCGCGAGCGATGTGCCGGTAATCAGCGCCGTGACGGGCGTCGTCGTGACGAATAACGCGAGCACGAACCAGATCGATGCAAAGCCTGCGAAAAGATCGATGACCGATGGCTGCACGGGGCGCGCCAACAGGCGCGCGACCGCAATCGGCGCGAGAGCGAAAAGAGCAATGCGATAAGGGAACAGATTTGCGCCGGCGAGGTCCAGCGACAACTCGCGCGGCAACAGCGCCGCGTAGACCAGGATAAGCACTGGCGCGAGCCGCCGCGTAAGGCGGGGCCTGAAGGTGCTATGCCAAGGAAGGCGCGGCAGGGCAGGGAGCGCGCTCATGCCGAGACTGCCGCGCGCAGACCGGATGCGAATACGCGCGCTATCGCGGGACGCTGGAAGGCTGTGGCCGCCTCGGATGACTGCCATCGGGCTAGGCTAGCCTTAAGCGACATTTCCTCATCACGAACATGATGCATCGCGTCAGCGATTGCCGACGGATCGCGCGCATCGACACGGATGGCGAAAGGGCAATCGTCGAAATAGCCATCCACCGCTGCGCCTGCCGGATAGATAATCGGCAAACCGGCAAAGAGCGCTTCGATAAATACAAGGCCAAAGCTCTCGCGTTTCGACGGAAGGACAAAGCCGGTCGCGGCGTTGAGTTCGCGCGCAAGAGATCTGCGCTCTCGCGGCCCGAGCAGCGTGATGTCGCTTCCCGCGATAATGGCCTCGCATGCGCGAATATCGGCTGCATCCCCGCCACCGATGACGTCGATGGGCGCGGCCTGCTGCGCGCGAAGCAGCCGCGATGTCGCGGCAATGGCCCGCAGGTTCTTCACCTTGCGGTTCTTGAGGTGAAACACCGAAACGAAGCGCCCGTTTCCTGCGACGGGCGCTTGCGGCGTATCCAGATCGGTCGGCGCGGGAAGCATGTGGACCGGTCCGGTGCGCGGTCCCAGAAGCGTCTCCGCCAAAGCAAGCGACCAAGGCGCAAAAGGGAAAACCACCGCCGCACCATGAAAGACCTTTGCGAAGCGCCTGCGCAAATCGGGTCGGGCTGCGAGAATCATGCCGTCCGTATTGCCCTGGATGGCGACCGCGTAAGGGACCCCCAGCGCTTTCGCGGCCCGCGCCACCGCAAGGCCCTCTACAGTAAGCTTATGCGCCGCCAGCAGGTCCGGCCGCGGGCCAGCCGCTATCTGGGCAGCGAGCCAACTTCCGAGCCGGTCGAGGCATGTGGCGTGGGCGATCCCAAACCCCGGCGCGGTGTATTGCGCCGCGATGCCACCATCGAATGCTCGGCGCGCATCCACGATACCGGGCATGGCTGCAAAAGCACCCGGCGAGCGACGGTTCAGCGAGATGACATATTGGTCGAACGCTTCGCGAACCGAAGAAATGTGGTCACGGATGACAGGGGTCTTGTCCGGCGCAAAGCTGTCCGGATAATCGGCTGTGATATGCACGATGCGCGGCTTCGCAGCATCGGTCGGGAAGGTCCGGAAGGGGTGGGAAGGCTGCGCGCTCATCGGTGCGGCGTGGCGAACCCTGTCAGGACGCCTTCTGCTGGTAGTTATAATAGGAATAGGTGTAGGAGTAATCGCCTGCCGCCTCCAGCGCGCGGAACTTTGCCAGCACGGCGCCCACGATATTGGCCCCAACCTGCCGCAGCCGGCTGATTGCGGCCTTCGCCTGCCCGTTATGCGCGACATTCGCCTCGACCACGAAAACCGTCGCATCGACCGCGCGAGCCAGCAATGGCGCATCGGCGATGCCCATGACGGGCGAGCTGTCGAGCAATATAATGTCGTAATTTGGCCGCTGGCTTTGGATGAACGCGGGTAGCAGCCCCGAGGACAGCATCTCGACCGGCTCATTAGGCAACGCTGCCAGGCCCAGCACGTCGAGGCTATCGTCCCCGCCTTTAAGAATTGCCTCATCGAAGGTCGCCTCTCCCATCAGCACTTCGGTGAGGCCCTTTGACGGACGCTCGCCCAGCAATTGGCGCGTCACGCTGGGGCGGCGTAGGTCGACATCCATCAGCAGGACTTTGCGATCCAGCATGGCATAGCGGCGTGCAAGCGCGATCGCGGTGGTGGTCTTGCCTTCTCCTGCACCGCTGGAGGTGACCTGGATTACGCTGTGTCGACCCTTGGCAAGGCGATAGTCGAGCGTTGCGCGGATCGACGCATAGGCCTCGCTCAAATGGCTGAACGTGTCATCGATATCGCTTGCGATATCGGCTTCATCGATGTTGGGCGTGTGGCCGAGCGCCCGCACGCCCAGCACCCGCTCCACATCTTCGGTGGATCGAAGCCTGTCGTCCAGCACTTCGCGCAAGATGGCCAGCGCAACGGCCAGGCCTGTACCAAGCACGAACGCGATCACCAGGTTCTTGAACAGGTTCGGCGCCACCGGCGCATCCGGCACCACGGCCTGTTCCAGCAGCGTGGCATTACTCGATTGAAGATTGGCCGCAGACGATACCTGGTTGTATCGGGCCAATAGAGCGGCAAGCTGGCTGCGCCGTGCCTGCACTTCGCGGTCCAGAAGGTTGAACTGGACGCGCCGGTCCTGCTCGTCCAGTGTAACACTGGATTGCCGCTCAAGCTCCCCGGCCAAGGCACGCTCCTGCCGCAGGGCAATCGTGTAATCATTGCGGATCGACGCTTTGATCTCCGCGCCGGCGGTGGCGATGTCGCTACGCAGCGTCGCTATGCGTGCCTCAAGCTGGCGGATATCGGGATAATCATCCTGATAGCGCTCGCGCAATTGGACGAGATCGGCCTGCGCTTCCGCCAACTGGCCGCGCAACTGCTCTACGTAAGAGCTGGTCCGCACTTCAGGCAGCTGCGCGGGCGGGATATCGCGCACCGATCGCCAGCGCTGTTCGGCGGCAATCCGCTCGGCGCGTGCTTCGGTGTAGGTCCGATTGATATTGCCGAGGTTCGCAGCGGAAAGGGTCGCCGGGGCGCCTGCATCGTCGCCGTTATCGTCCTGGCTTTGCAACGCCTCGCCTACCAGCCTGTTGGCACGCGCGTAATTGATCGCCGCCCGCTCCGCATCCTGCAGTTCGGCGCGCAGTTCCACGATCTGCTCGTCGAGAAATTCCAGCGCGTAGGAGTTGGCCTCCAGCGCACGCTCGATATCGCTCGAGAGGAAATTGGTGGCGTAGGCATTGGCGACTGCCGCCGCGATCTCTGGATTGGGCGATTCGTAGGTCATGCTGATGACGCTGGTCATCAGCGGCACCTCGACTTCTAGATTGCCCTGCAGCATGGCGATGGCGGTTTGCTCTCGCCGCGCCTCGCCTTCGGCGGGGAGATGGCCGTCCACCACATCGCGCTCCAAGCCGAGAAACGCCGCGTTGTTGGCAAGATCGAGCTCTTCTTCGACCTTCAGTGCCATGTCGCGGCTGGTCACCTCATGCGTAAGGGTGAGCAAATAGCGGTCGATCTCGTTTGCGCCAATATACGGATTGACCAGTTCCTGCCCCTCGATCAGCTGGTCCGGCTGGGAATCGACCCGCACCGACGACGTCGCTGCGTAGATCGGCGTCATCAGCATGGTGATGACGAGGCCCGCCAGCAGCGCTGCGCCGACCAAGCCAGCCAGCACGAACCGCTGGCGCCACAGCATCGCTCGGATAACACCGAAATTGACGAGCTTGCCGCGCCCATAGGGGTTGCCGTCGGCCACGAAATCCGGATCGTCCCAATAGGGATCGACATTGGGATCGCCTTCGCCGCGCAGGCTGATCTGTTCGTTCATAAGAGCGCCCGCCGCATGTCAAAGCCCGACATTGGTAAAAACTCCCAACACCGGAACGGCGCGCAGCGCATCCTGATAGAGCTGCGCCAGTCCATCGGTGCCGACCACGATGCGATCGCCGGGGCGCAGCACCGGATCGATCATCGCGCCGGAACTGACGGCGCGGTAATCGAACCGCGCGACTTCGAGACCGTTTTCGGTCTGGCGGAACACGGCGATATCGTCGCGGTCGGCCACGCGTGTCAGGCCCTTGGCAAGTAGCAGGCCGCCGGAAAGCCGGGTGCCTGGCGCGAACTGGTAGACGCCCTGCTCGGTCACCTGCCCTTCCACCGTCACCAGGTGCGATCGGTAATCGACGATGTTGACGGCAACGTCCGGCTGGCGAAGATATCGGCTGCCCAGCACCTCTTCGATGTCGCTCTCGATCCGGTCCAGCGAATATCCGGCGACGCGGATCGGGCCTACCATAGGCAAGGAAACGGCCCCGTCAGCGGAAACGATGACCGATTCCAGCGACAGGTCCGGCTCGCGAAACACGGTGATCCGCAGCTCGTCTCCGGCGCGCACGATGTATGTCTCGTCGAGATTGGCCGCATAACCCTGCTGACCGAGTTCCGGCGACACCGAGGTATCGACCGGGCCAACGACAGGCGGCGTGCTGGCGCAGCCGGACAGCGCGAGCCCTGCAAGGGTCGCGGCATATATGCCGGTGCGCGTTGGCGCTGCCTTCATCGTTTTCGATCCCATCCAGGCCGCTTTTCGCGCGGCTGCAACCATTGCACTTTGTTACCCCCCGTAGCACTGCGTAACAAGGGTAGCGGCGCAGTTTTGCCGCGCAGGAGCGGGAGTTTACCGTGGCCAGCAGCTTGAGCCTTGGTGCGGCTGTAATTTACGGCGCAACCGCGCTCGCCTGTCTGGCTGCCGCGCACATAGCAAGAAAGGCTTCTTACCAAGGTGCTATCCGACGCGGTTGGGCGCTATGCGCAGGCGGCTATCTTGCGCTCTTAGTCGTCCGGTTGATCGACGGCGAGGACCGCATTCGCGACGCGCTTCGTGCATGGGCCTACGCTGCTGACATCTATCAGGGGCGCGAGGGCCTTCAGACCGTTTTCGTTCTGCTGTTCGTCGTCACCGCGGTCTTGGCGCTCGCCATGGTATGGCGGTTGTGGCGGCGCAAGCGGCATTCGCCCGACCAGGCTCTCCCCTGCCTCGCCAATTGCGCCCTGCTCGGTTTTGCGCCCTTATACGCGCTGCGGATCGTCTCGCTGCATGTCACCGACATGCTGCTCTACACAGGGCCAATCCGCCTGAACTGGGTCATCGACCTCAGCCTTACCGGCATCTCGCTTGCCTGCGCGCTGCTCTTCCTGCGGCTCGGCGGGGCTCGCCGCTAGCTTTCCAAAGCCTTGGCATAGGCCGCGAGGAGCGGCTCGACCTGGGTGTTCCAGTTGAGCTGCGTTTCCACCCGGGCGCGTCCGAATGCGCCCATGCGCTCCCTGCGCTCCGGATCATCGAGCAGTTCGGCGATCTTCTCAGCGAAGTCCTTCGGATTGTTGGCCTTCGCATAGAGCGAAGCGTCCTGAGCGGAGAAGCGGCCCTCGGTCACATCGAACTGCACCATCGGTTTGCCAAGCGCCATGTATTCCATGATCTTGTTCATGGTGGACTTGTCATTCATTGCATTCACCCTGTCGGGGTTTACGCCGATATCCATCGTCGAGAGCACTTCGAAAAGCTCCTGGTCGGGAGCGCGACCGGTGAAGTGGATCCATTCGCCCAGATCGCGGCGCGCGACATCGGCCTGCAGCTTGGCGAGGCTCGGCCCACCGCCCACCAGCACGAAGCGGATGTCGCGGCGATCCATGTCGTGCACTAGATGCTCGACCGCATCGATCAGCAGGTCGATCCCTTCCTGCTCGCCCATCACACCGACATAGCCGACGAGGAATGTCTTGCCGTCTTTCAGCGCCGGGACAGGGGGCACCGCCTGCAGGCGCGAGAGGTCAGGGCCGGAGCGCACCACGAACACCCTGTCCGCCGCCATCCCGCCGCGCGTAAGTGCGATTGTCCGATAGCTTTCATTGGTCGCAATGGAGACGTCGGCCGTCTTGAAAGTCAGCTTTTCGAACAGCCCCATCAACTTCCAGAAAAAGCCGCGCGTTCCGAACTTAGCCTCGTAAAGCTCGGGATTGATGTCGTGGTGGTCGAAAATGTATTTCACCCCCAGCAGCTTGAACGGCAGCGCCACCAGGAAGATCAGGTCGGGCGGATTGCATCCCTGGATGATGTCCAAGCCGCGTTTGAAATAGATGCGCCATGCCAGCACCGTCTCCCAGACTAGCGCCGCGCCATATTCCAGCAGGAAACCGAGCGCGCCTTCGGCCTCGATGGGCAGCGGGTGGCGGTGGATATGGATGGCGTCGATCACCTCGTATCGCTTTTCATATCCCTTTCCGGTCGGGCAGATAATCGAGACCGTGGCTCCTGCCGCTTTAAGCGTGCGCGCTTCCTGCCATACGCGCCTGTCGAACGGTAGCGGCAGGTTCTCGACGATGATGAGCACCGATTTGCCGGCGAGCGGCTGGCCCTCGATACGGCTGGGGAAGGCAAAATCCTGTGGCGGCGGAGCTGTCACGGCGCAGCACTGAGATCGATGATGTCGCCATCGCCCAGATCGAGCGTATCGACCAGCCGATTGGTCGCGACGATTCGGGCATAGGTGCCGCCTTGCGCGATATCGCGGTCCACCAGTAGCGTTTCGATAGTCGGCAGGTATGCGAAAGCGTAGCCGAGATTCTGCCCCACAAGCTGCTCCGGTTCCAGGCCGGGATCGTAGATGTCGAGCTGATAGCCTGCATCCAGCAATTTGCGTGCGAGATCGACCGCAGGGCTTTCCCGCAAATCGTCCGTATCCTGCTTGAAGGCCAGCCCCACGAGGAGAACCTTCGCTCCCGGCGCAAGCCCGTCGGTCACCCGCAGGAATTGATGATGCTTGTGCGCTTCGTTGGACCGGATCAATGCGTCCACCAGATGCGTATTCGCCCCGATATCGCTGCCGATATATTGCAGGGCGCGCACGTCCTTGGGTAGGCACGACCCGCCGAAAGCGCCCCCGGGCCTGAGATATTGGGCGGAGATATTGAGCTTCGTGTCCGAGACGAAAATCTCGTGCACCGCCTGCGCCGAGATATTGAGCGTTTCGCACACGCGGCCGATTTCATTGGCGAAGGCGACCTTTAGCGCGTGCCACGAATTGTCGACGAATTTGGTGAGCTCGGCCTCGCGGAAACCGACATGGAAGGTCGGAGCGTCGATCCCTTCATGCAGCATCTCCATCGCCTCTGAACGCGACCCGTCGCGCGTCCCGATAACGATCTTGGGCGGGTCGAAATAATCGCGAATGGCGCTGGCTTCGCGCAGGAATTCCGGATTGTAAACCAGCTCCACCAGGCCTGCAGCAGCATCGCCGTGACGCGCCTGGAATATAGGTGCGATGATGTTCTCCATGGAGCCGGGCCGCATGGTTGACCGGTAGGCGACGGTGAGCGACTTTGCCCGGTCCGGCTGAACAGCCTCGGCGA
This sequence is a window from Aurantiacibacter gangjinensis. Protein-coding genes within it:
- a CDS encoding glycosyltransferase family 4 protein, with protein sequence MTAPPPQDFAFPSRIEGQPLAGKSVLIIVENLPLPFDRRVWQEARTLKAAGATVSIICPTGKGYEKRYEVIDAIHIHRHPLPIEAEGALGFLLEYGAALVWETVLAWRIYFKRGLDIIQGCNPPDLIFLVALPFKLLGVKYIFDHHDINPELYEAKFGTRGFFWKLMGLFEKLTFKTADVSIATNESYRTIALTRGGMAADRVFVVRSGPDLSRLQAVPPVPALKDGKTFLVGYVGVMGEQEGIDLLIDAVEHLVHDMDRRDIRFVLVGGGPSLAKLQADVARRDLGEWIHFTGRAPDQELFEVLSTMDIGVNPDRVNAMNDKSTMNKIMEYMALGKPMVQFDVTEGRFSAQDASLYAKANNPKDFAEKIAELLDDPERRERMGAFGRARVETQLNWNTQVEPLLAAYAKALES
- a CDS encoding nucleotide sugar dehydrogenase, with translation MVKVAIFGLGYVGSTAAACIASQGHAVVGVDVADAKVDAINRGESPVREPGLADMIADARDAGRLSAVTEIGEALGDCELAIVCVGTPSGVDGAHDMRFIVQVTRDIAEAVQPDRAKSLTVAYRSTMRPGSMENIIAPIFQARHGDAAAGLVELVYNPEFLREASAIRDYFDPPKIVIGTRDGSRSEAMEMLHEGIDAPTFHVGFREAELTKFVDNSWHALKVAFANEIGRVCETLNISAQAVHEIFVSDTKLNISAQYLRPGGAFGGSCLPKDVRALQYIGSDIGANTHLVDALIRSNEAHKHHQFLRVTDGLAPGAKVLLVGLAFKQDTDDLRESPAVDLARKLLDAGYQLDIYDPGLEPEQLVGQNLGYAFAYLPTIETLLVDRDIAQGGTYARIVATNRLVDTLDLGDGDIIDLSAAP